The nucleotide sequence ACACGATTGTGGTCGGTACGCCGACCACAATCGTGTTCGACACCCCTCCGGACGGACGTGCTCCGGTGCGCCTGGGTGCGATGAGCACATCCTCCTTCTCATCGCGGATGGCAACGATCACACGGCCCTTTCGGGCGACGACAAGTGTGTCGTGCTCATCGCGGCGCCGGTCGCGAGTCTGTTGTCCTCAGCGGACGAAGACCGGGTGGTCCTTCGTCGAGCGCGCCTTGTCGAAGATGTAGCCGTCGCCGTCGAACTCGACTATCCGCGACGCGGTCCGCACCCGGTTGCGCACGAGCCACGCGGCCATGGTTCCGCGGGCGCGCTTGGCGTAGAAGCTGACGACCCGGGGCCGCCCCTTCGCGTCGCGGTCCTCGAAGCGGGGCGAGATGACGCGGTGCCCGAGTCGCCGGACGTCGATGACGCTGCCGTACTCGTTGCTCGCCAGGTTCACCAGCACCGGGGATCCGGGCGACGCGGCGAGGTCCTCGGCCAGCAGGTCGGTGACCTGCGTTCCCCACCAGTCGTAGAGCGACCGGCCCCGCGTCGTGGCCAGGCGGGTGCCCATCTCGAGGCGGTGCGGCTGGATCAGGTCCAGCGGCCGGAGCAGTCCGTAGAGGCCCGACAGGATGCGCACCGTCTTCTGGGCGTCGGTGAGGTCCCGCGCGTCGAACTCGCGGGCGGCCATGCCCTGGTACACGTCGCCGTTGAACGCGAACACCGCCGGCCGTGAGTTGGCCGGCGTGTGGTCGACGTCGAACTCGCGGTAGCGCGTGGCGTTGAGGTGGGCCAACTCGTCTGAGATGTGCATCAGCGTCGCGATGTCGGCGGGCGACTTCTCCCGCATCACCTCGATCAGCTCGGCCGACTGCTCCACGAGCCGCGGCTCGGTGTGCTTCTTCGTCGGCAGCTTCGTGTCGAAGTCGAGCGACTTGGCGGGGGAGAGCACCGTCAGCATGCGCCCGAGTCTACCGACCGCGCCCCCGACCCGATGCCGCGATGAGCACGACACACTTGTCGTCGCCCGAAACGGCCGTGTGAGCGTTGCCATCCGCGGCGAGAAGGAGGATGTGCTCATCGCGCCCCGAGCTCCCCGACGCGCCCGTCGCCTGACGCGCCCAGCGCACCCCGACGCGGACGCCCCGCCGGGCCGTCCCTGAGGGCCGACGCGACGGGGCGCGACGAGGTGGTGTCAGGCGTCCTGGGAGTTCGACGAGATGCCGGGGCGACCTTCGTGGATGATCTTGCCAGGGTTCAGGTGGTGGCCCGGGTCGACGCCGTCGAACAGCTTGCGCTGGATGAACACTCCCGCGGGGGAGATGTCCTGGTCCATCCAGGGGCTGTGCTCCTCGCCGACGCCGTGGTGGTGCGACACCGTGCCGTGGTTGTCCATGAACGACTGCTGGATCACGCGCTTGGCCACGTCGTACGTCGCCATCTGGTTCTCGCTGTCGTCGGCGATCGCGAACGTGAAGTACTGGCAGGCGCCCGAGTGGTACGAGTGCGACAGGTGGCAGAACACCACGCCCCGCACGCCGATCTCGTCCATCGCCTTCTGGAACCGCGCGACGGTGTTGGTGTGGATCTGCTCGGCGTAGGCCCACGGCGTCGTCGTCTCGGAGACGTCACAGATGAGGCCGCGGTCGAGCATGAAGTCCCGGATGTAGGGGGTGTCGTACTTCTTCTGGTCGTACAGCGTGCCCGGCCCCTTGCCGACGGAGATGCCGCCGTTGGCCTTGACGATCCTGCTGACCAGCCCCTTCTCGTAGCGGACGTGCGTCGGGCTGCCCTCAAAGCCGACGAAGCTCATCGCAATCTTCTCGAGGTCCCAGCCCTTTGCCTCCATGATCTTCTGGATGGCCTTGCTGGACAGCGACCCGATGCGCGACGATTTCTTGCCGTTGGCCATGATGTACTGCGTCTCGACGGCGTCCGAGACCCGCGCCATCATCGGCGCCGCGTCGGAGGCCATGATCTGCTCGCAGGCCTTGAGCCCGTCCTCATAGGTGGCGAAGAAGTAGGACTGCAGCTCGCGGACCTCGGGGAGCCGGTGCACGTTGACCCACGCCGACGTGATGACGCCGAGGCGACCCTCGGAGCCGAGCACCATCTCGCGGACGCTCGGGCCGGACGACGACGACGGCAGCGGCCGCAGCGACAGCACCTGGCCGGGCATGACCATGGTCAGGCCGCGGACGATGTCGGCGATGTCGCCGTACTTGTCGGACTGCATGCCGGATGAGCGGGTGGCGATCCAGCCGCCGAGCGTCGACCAGACGAAGGAGTCCGGGTGATGCCCCAGCGTCCAGCCCTGCGAGTTGAGCTGGTCCTCCATGTCGGGGCCGAACACGCCGGCCTGGATGTGCGCGAGTCCTGAGGTCTCGTCGATCTCCAGCACGCGGCTCAGCCGGCCGAGGTTCACGGAGACCACCTGGCGGGTCTCGCCGGGCTCCGCCTCCAGTGCCGCGACGATGTTGGAGCCGCCGCCGAAGGGGATCAGCACGCCATCGGCCGCGACGACCGCGTCGACGAGCCTCTCCACTTCGGCCTGCGAGCCCGGGTACAGCACGACGTCAGGCAGGCGGCCGAGCTGACCGGCGCGCACGCGCATCAGGTCGCGCACGCCCTTGCCGAACGCGTGCACGACGCGGGTCTCGTCGTCGGTCTGGACGAACTTCTCGCCGAGGATGGCCACCAGTTCACCGCGCAGCGCCTCGCCCAGCTGCGACGCGGGCACCTCAAGGTCGTCGAAGCGCGGGCTCGGGGGGACAGCGGCCGTGATGTCGACGCCGACCATCTTCTTCACGAACGGCGCGAACTTCGGCTTGTCGTGGTGGCTGTAGGACTTCCCGTCCTCGCCCCAACCCCACCACTTCTGCTGCTTGACGCCCTCGATCATCGACCCTCCTGCTTGTCGGCCTGCTCCTTGGCGTCCTCGACCAAGGTGGCGATCTCGCTCTTGCCTGCCTTCTCCAGTGCATCGGCCCGCGCGAATTCCGCCAGGGTCTTCTTACCGTAAGCGCGGGCCGTCGTGTCGTGAAGTTCCAGAACCTGGCGTCGCATCCGCTCGTTGAACTCGTGTGCGATCTCGCCCGGGTACGGATACATCGGCCGTCCGAACACGACGTGCACCTCAGGTCGGCCCTTGGGGAGGTGCTTCTGCTTCGACGGCCAGGCGGCGTAGGCGCCCACCAGGGCGACCGGTACCGCTGGGACGCCGCGCGAGATGCACAGGGAGGCGACGCCAGGGATGAACGGCCCCATCGCACCCGTGCGGGACCGGGTTCCCTCGGGGAACAGGAGGATCGGGACGCCGTCGCTGAGCAGCTGCGAGGCCATGCCGCGCTGGCCCTTGCCGCCCTTGCCCCGGTCGACGGCGAACGCGTTCATGAACAGGTTCATGCCGAGAGACTTGGCCCAGTTGCCGAAGAAGAAGTCCCCCGCCGCGCCCGTCGCAACGAACTTCGACAGCCTCCCCGGCATGGAGCACAGGATCAGCGGCGCGTCGAGGTGCGAGCTGTGGTTGCCGAACACGGCGAACGCGCCCTCGAGCCCGTCGAGGTTGTTCGCGCCGTGCACATGGATCTTCAGCAGCTTGACGAGGGCCGGCTTCAGCAGCAGCAGCTGCGCGGTCTGACGCGTGGTCGCCTGCAGCTTCGACTGGTACCGGGTGCTGGACTGGCTGTCCTCGGCCAACTCAGTGCTTCTTCCTCGATGCGGTCAGCATCCGGGAGACCTGCCGGGTGATGGCCTTGGGGCCATGATCGCCGACGAACACGGACAGTCGCCACTTCCAGTCCGGGATGGACTCGATCTTGTTCCGCTCGGCGTCGGCGAGCGCCCGGTGGACGAGCTTCTTCGGGTCGATCCACACCACGCCGGGGAGCCTGGAGGAGTTGATTCCGGCCCGGGCGTGGAACTCGGTCTTCACCCAGCCGGGCAGCAGCCCTGTGACGTGCACCCCGGTGCCCTCGAGCTCCAGCGCCAGCGCCGTCGAGTACGTCCGTGCCCACGCCTTGATCGCCGAGTAGTTGCCCGTGTAGATGATCGACGACGACGACGCGACGTTGACGATGTGGCCGTGACCGCGGCCCCGCATGGCCCGGCCGGCCGCGCCGCCGAGGATGAACACAGCGAGGCACATGACGTCGAACGCCTTGGCCTGCAGGTCGATCTCGTCGCGATCCAGCACGGTGGAATGGAGACCGAAGCCTGCATTGTTGATGAGCCACTCGACGGGCCGGGAGGGGTCCTCGAGCCGGTCGGCGACCTTCATCACGTCCGAGCGGACCGAGAGGTCGGCGGGCAGCGTCTCCACGTGCACTCCGTACTTCTCGCCGAGCTCGGCGGCGACGGCGTGCAGGCGCGCCTCGTCGCGGGCGACCAGGACGAGGTCGTTGCCCCGCTCGGCCAGCTCGCGCGCGAACTCCAGCCCGATGCCCGACGTGCCACCCGTGATCAGCGCAGAAACCATAGGGCCTACGGTACGCCACCGTCGACAACGAAGAGCAGCCGAGTCGTGCGCCGGCCTGAGCGCTGTTGGTGAGCCCACAAGCTCAGGAGCCGGATGTTGTGGGGATCGGCCAATGGCCGGATCGACAGCTGGAGATTCCCCACAATGCGGGTCGGGACGCAGTCACGCAATCGGACTCGCCGTCGGCCACCGCTCCCGAAAACCGTTCAGAGCCCGATTCTCCCTGGTCTGCTCCCGAGAACCGTTCAGTACCCCGTCGCCCCTCCCCTCCAATGACCCCGTCGCGTCCGAATTTCGGGCACTGCCCGCTTCTCCCCGGTCCGACGACGAAAAGCGCACACGGCCTTGAGTCGGATCTCGCCCAGCCCGACGAGGGTCGCCACCCAGTGGGCGATTCTCGGCACGGGACCGGGGAGAATCGACCACTGAACGGTTTTCGCCGACGAGCCGGGTCAAAGCAGCGCCGCCCCCGTACACAAGGTGGCCTGAGCCGCAGCGCCCGCGCACTAGCGGCTCCGGACAGCCAAGGAGGGAATAGCGGCTCCGGACAGCAAAGGAGGGCGCCCGGCGGGGCGCCCTCCTCAGTGGTGTCGCGTCAGCGGCCGATGACGCTCAGGGTCTCCTGGGCCATCGCCAGTTCCTCATTGGTCGGCACGACCAGGGTGCGGACCGTGGCGTCGGCGGCCGAGATGTCGCGCGGCTGCTTCGACCGGGCCCGGTTGGCGTCGTCATCGAGCTTCAGGCCGAAGTGGCTGAGGCGGTCGATCACGGCCTTGCGGACAGGGTCTGCGTTCTCCCCGACGCCTGCGGTGAACACCACCGCGTCGAGGCCGCCGAGAAGCGCGTAGTACGAGCCGATGTAGCTCACGAGCCGGTGGACGTAGACATCGAGCGCGAGGCGCGAGGCCTGGTCGCCGTTCTCCACGGCGGCCTCCACGTCCCGCATGTCGGTGTAGCCGCACAGGCCGGCCATGCCGGAGCGCTTGTTCAGCAGGTCGTCGACCTCGGCGATGGTCATACCGGCCGAGTTCACCAGGAACGCATGCAGGCCGGGGTCGACGTCGCCGGAGCGGGTACCCATCACGAGGCCCTGCAGCGGGGTCAGGCCCATGGAGGTGTCGATCGCGACGCCGCCGTCGACCGCGGAGATCGAGGCGCCGTTGCCGAGGTGACAGACGATCAGCTTCGTCTCCTCGATGGGGCGGCCCAGGCACTTCGCGGCTTGCTTGGACACGTAGCTGTGCGAGGTGCCGTGGAAGCCGTACTTGCGGATGCTGTAGCGGTCCGTGACCTCCCTGTCGACGGCGTAGGTGTACGCCTCCGCGGGCAGGGTGGAGAAGAATGCCGTGTCGAACACACCGACGTGCGGCACGTCCGGCAGCACCTCCTGCGCGGCGCGGATGCCCGCGATGCCGGGCGGGTTGTGCAGCGGCGCGAGGCCGGAGAGCTCGACGAGCTTGTCGATGACCTCCTCGGTGATCAGCGTGGACTCGACGAACGTCGACCCGCCGTGCACGGTGCGGTGGCCGACGGCGACAACGTCGTCGAGGCTCGGTCCGTGGTCGCGGAACATCTGCACGACTGCAGCGACGGCCTCGACATGGTTCGCGAAGTGCGTCTCCTCGTGGTACTCGTTCTCGCCCACCTCGTGATCGATGGTCGACGTCTCGAGTCCGATGCGCTGGACGATGCCGACGGCGCGGGGGCCGGGCTCGGCGGGGTCGAGCAACTGGTACTTGATGGACGACGATCCACAGTTGAGAAGGAGGATCGGCTGAGCCATGGACTTGTTCCTGTTCGGTCGGGAGGTGGTGGTGTGCGCCCGCCGGGAGGCGTGCACATGCGCGTCGGGTGAGGTCACAGAGCCTGGGCCTGGATCGCGGTGATCGTGATCGTGGAGACGATGTCGTCCACGAGCGCGCCGCGCGAGAGGTCGTTGACAGGCTTGCGCAGCCCCTGCAGCATCGGGCCGACGGCGACGGCGCCGGAGGTACGCTGCACCGCCTTGTAGGTGTTGTTGCCGGTGTTCAGGTCCGGGAAGATGAACACCGTGGCGCGGCCGGCGACCTCGGATCCGGGCATCTTCTTCCGCGCGACGACCTCGTCGACCGCCGCGTCGAACTGAATCGGGCCCTCGACCTTGATCTGCGGGGCGCGCTCGCGCACCAGGCGCGTGGCCTCGCGGACCTTGTCGACGTCGGCGCCGAAGCCCGAGTCGCCGGTCGAGTAGGACAGCATCGCGACGCGCGGCTCAATGCCGAAGCTCTCCGCCGTCCTTGCCGAGGAGATGGCGATGTCGGCCAGCTGCTCCGCCGTCGGGTCGGGGTTGACGGCACAGTCGGCATAGACAAGGACGCGGTTGCTCATGCACATCAGGAACGAGCCGGACACGACGCTCACGCCGGGGGCGGTCTTGATGAACTCGAGGCTGGGGCGGATGGTGTTGGCCGTGGTGTTCACGGCGCCGGAGACCATGCCGTCGGCCATGCCGAGGTGGACCATCATGGTCCCGAAGTACGAGAGGTCCTTCAGCTTCTCGAGCGCCTGCTCGATCGTGACTCCCTTGTGGGCGCGCAGCTTTGCGTACTCGCGGGCGAAGCCCTGCAACAGCTGCGGGTCCTCCGGGCTGATGACCTTCGCCTCGCTGAGGTTCAGACCGAGCTCGCTGGCGCGGGCGCTGATCCTGGCGGCGTCGCCCAGCAGGATGATCTCCGCGACGGACCGTTGCAGCGCGATGGCGGCGGCGGTAAGGACGCGGTCGTCGGTGGACTCAGGCAGCACGATCCGCTGGCGGTTGGAGCGCGCCTTCTGCTGGATCTGGTACTCGAACATCGTGGGCGTGCGGATCTCGGTGCGCGGAAGGTCGATGGCGGCCAGCAGGGCCTCCTCGTCGACGAACTCCGAGAAGACGGCGCGGGAGACCTCGATCTTGCGGTCTGAACCGGTCGACGTGCCGTGCACGTTCTGGAGCGTGGTCGCGGTCGTGAAGGTGTCCATGGACGTGATGGCGATGGGCAGATCGACCAGCGACTCGCCGAAGAGCTTCGAGACGGACTCGGGGATGTCGAAGCCGCCGGTCAGGATCAGCGCGGCCAGCGGTCCGTACTGGGCCGACGAGTGGGCCATGACCAGGCCGGGGAGCAGGTCGAGTCGGTCGGCGGGCACGATGACCGTCGACTCCTTCTTCAGGCGCGTCAGCAGGTTCGGCAGCGTCATGCCGCCGATGAGCGTCGAGAGGGACTCGTGGTGCAGGAAATCCTCCTGGCCGAGCCACCGCGTGGCGCCGACGGCGGTGAACTGCTCACCCACCGAGGGCGCGGCGAGCACGTCGTTGTGCGGCCACACAGACACGACGACGTCGCGGACCTTCTTGAGCGCGACGGCGGCCTCGTCGCGCTGCGCCGGGTCGGCGTGCGTCGCGACCATGGCGATGACGGTGTTGTAGGCGCTCTCGAGGGTCTCGATCGCGGCCTCGGCGAGGCGTTGGATCTGGCCGGCGCTGCGACCGTCGACGCGGCAGACGAAGAGGATGGGGGAGTTCAGGTTGGCCGCGATCGTCGCGTTGCGGGCCAGCTCGGACGAGGCCTCCAGGCTCTCGTAGTCCGAGCCGAGGATCACGACTGCGTCGCGGGACTCGGCCAGCGCGTTGTACTTCGCCACGATGGTGTCGAGGGCCTGGTCCGGGTTCGCGGCCCAGTCGGCGTAGGAGACGCCGATCGCCGACTCGAGGCTCTGGGACAGAGCCTTGTGGGAGAGGAGGGCTTCGGTCACCGGGTCATGCTCGACCGAGGCCACCAGCGGACGGAAGACGCCCACGGACCGGACCTGGCGCGCGAACAGGTCGACGACGCCC is from Tessaracoccus palaemonis and encodes:
- the yaaA gene encoding peroxide stress protein YaaA, with the translated sequence MLTVLSPAKSLDFDTKLPTKKHTEPRLVEQSAELIEVMREKSPADIATLMHISDELAHLNATRYREFDVDHTPANSRPAVFAFNGDVYQGMAAREFDARDLTDAQKTVRILSGLYGLLRPLDLIQPHRLEMGTRLATTRGRSLYDWWGTQVTDLLAEDLAASPGSPVLVNLASNEYGSVIDVRRLGHRVISPRFEDRDAKGRPRVVSFYAKRARGTMAAWLVRNRVRTASRIVEFDGDGYIFDKARSTKDHPVFVR
- a CDS encoding FAD-binding oxidoreductase is translated as MIEGVKQQKWWGWGEDGKSYSHHDKPKFAPFVKKMVGVDITAAVPPSPRFDDLEVPASQLGEALRGELVAILGEKFVQTDDETRVVHAFGKGVRDLMRVRAGQLGRLPDVVLYPGSQAEVERLVDAVVAADGVLIPFGGGSNIVAALEAEPGETRQVVSVNLGRLSRVLEIDETSGLAHIQAGVFGPDMEDQLNSQGWTLGHHPDSFVWSTLGGWIATRSSGMQSDKYGDIADIVRGLTMVMPGQVLSLRPLPSSSSGPSVREMVLGSEGRLGVITSAWVNVHRLPEVRELQSYFFATYEDGLKACEQIMASDAAPMMARVSDAVETQYIMANGKKSSRIGSLSSKAIQKIMEAKGWDLEKIAMSFVGFEGSPTHVRYEKGLVSRIVKANGGISVGKGPGTLYDQKKYDTPYIRDFMLDRGLICDVSETTTPWAYAEQIHTNTVARFQKAMDEIGVRGVVFCHLSHSYHSGACQYFTFAIADDSENQMATYDVAKRVIQQSFMDNHGTVSHHHGVGEEHSPWMDQDISPAGVFIQRKLFDGVDPGHHLNPGKIIHEGRPGISSNSQDA
- a CDS encoding lysophospholipid acyltransferase family protein codes for the protein MAEDSQSSTRYQSKLQATTRQTAQLLLLKPALVKLLKIHVHGANNLDGLEGAFAVFGNHSSHLDAPLILCSMPGRLSKFVATGAAGDFFFGNWAKSLGMNLFMNAFAVDRGKGGKGQRGMASQLLSDGVPILLFPEGTRSRTGAMGPFIPGVASLCISRGVPAVPVALVGAYAAWPSKQKHLPKGRPEVHVVFGRPMYPYPGEIAHEFNERMRRQVLELHDTTARAYGKKTLAEFARADALEKAGKSEIATLVEDAKEQADKQEGR
- a CDS encoding SDR family NAD(P)-dependent oxidoreductase — encoded protein: MVSALITGGTSGIGLEFARELAERGNDLVLVARDEARLHAVAAELGEKYGVHVETLPADLSVRSDVMKVADRLEDPSRPVEWLINNAGFGLHSTVLDRDEIDLQAKAFDVMCLAVFILGGAAGRAMRGRGHGHIVNVASSSSIIYTGNYSAIKAWARTYSTALALELEGTGVHVTGLLPGWVKTEFHARAGINSSRLPGVVWIDPKKLVHRALADAERNKIESIPDWKWRLSVFVGDHGPKAITRQVSRMLTASRKKH
- a CDS encoding acetate/propionate family kinase, translated to MAQPILLLNCGSSSIKYQLLDPAEPGPRAVGIVQRIGLETSTIDHEVGENEYHEETHFANHVEAVAAVVQMFRDHGPSLDDVVAVGHRTVHGGSTFVESTLITEEVIDKLVELSGLAPLHNPPGIAGIRAAQEVLPDVPHVGVFDTAFFSTLPAEAYTYAVDREVTDRYSIRKYGFHGTSHSYVSKQAAKCLGRPIEETKLIVCHLGNGASISAVDGGVAIDTSMGLTPLQGLVMGTRSGDVDPGLHAFLVNSAGMTIAEVDDLLNKRSGMAGLCGYTDMRDVEAAVENGDQASRLALDVYVHRLVSYIGSYYALLGGLDAVVFTAGVGENADPVRKAVIDRLSHFGLKLDDDANRARSKQPRDISAADATVRTLVVPTNEELAMAQETLSVIGR
- the pta gene encoding phosphate acetyltransferase; its protein translation is MTKSVYIASSERQVGKSSIALGVVDLFARQVRSVGVFRPLVASVEHDPVTEALLSHKALSQSLESAIGVSYADWAANPDQALDTIVAKYNALAESRDAVVILGSDYESLEASSELARNATIAANLNSPILFVCRVDGRSAGQIQRLAEAAIETLESAYNTVIAMVATHADPAQRDEAAVALKKVRDVVVSVWPHNDVLAAPSVGEQFTAVGATRWLGQEDFLHHESLSTLIGGMTLPNLLTRLKKESTVIVPADRLDLLPGLVMAHSSAQYGPLAALILTGGFDIPESVSKLFGESLVDLPIAITSMDTFTTATTLQNVHGTSTGSDRKIEVSRAVFSEFVDEEALLAAIDLPRTEIRTPTMFEYQIQQKARSNRQRIVLPESTDDRVLTAAAIALQRSVAEIILLGDAARISARASELGLNLSEAKVISPEDPQLLQGFAREYAKLRAHKGVTIEQALEKLKDLSYFGTMMVHLGMADGMVSGAVNTTANTIRPSLEFIKTAPGVSVVSGSFLMCMSNRVLVYADCAVNPDPTAEQLADIAISSARTAESFGIEPRVAMLSYSTGDSGFGADVDKVREATRLVRERAPQIKVEGPIQFDAAVDEVVARKKMPGSEVAGRATVFIFPDLNTGNNTYKAVQRTSGAVAVGPMLQGLRKPVNDLSRGALVDDIVSTITITAIQAQAL